In Streptomyces alboniger, the following are encoded in one genomic region:
- a CDS encoding glutamine synthetase family protein gives MADRTPPLAVQELTALVASGEIDTVVLAFPDMQGRLQGKRFAARFFLDEVLEHGTEGCNYLLAVDPEMNTVDGYAMSSWDRGYGDFAMHADLSTLRRVPWNEGTAMLIADLAWSDGSPVVAAPRQILRRQLERLAELGYTAHVGTELEFIVFKDTYEQAWDAGYKNLTPANQYNIDYSVLGTGRIEPLLRRIRNDMTTAGLVVESAKGECNPGQHEIVFRYDEALVTCDQHAIYKTGAKEIAAQEGVSLTFMAKFNEREGNSCHIHLSLQDADGNNVMRGSQDDPGGMSPVMRHFLAGQLAALRDFSLLYAPHINSYKRFVPGSFAPTAAAWGYDNRTCALRVVGHGRSLRFENRLPGGDVNPHLAVAGLVAAGLYGIEHKLELPDECTGNAYTGDYEHVPTTLREAAELWENSPIAKAAFGDEVVAHYRNMARVELDAFDSAVTDWELRRSFERM, from the coding sequence GTGGCAGACCGCACACCCCCGCTCGCCGTCCAGGAGCTGACGGCCCTGGTCGCGAGCGGCGAGATCGACACTGTCGTCCTGGCCTTCCCCGATATGCAGGGGCGGCTCCAGGGCAAGCGGTTCGCCGCCCGCTTCTTCCTCGACGAGGTCCTCGAACACGGCACGGAGGGCTGCAACTACCTCCTCGCCGTCGACCCGGAGATGAACACCGTCGACGGATACGCGATGTCCTCCTGGGACCGCGGCTACGGCGACTTCGCCATGCACGCCGACCTGAGCACCCTGCGCCGCGTCCCCTGGAACGAGGGCACTGCGATGCTGATCGCCGACCTCGCCTGGAGCGACGGATCGCCCGTGGTCGCCGCGCCCCGGCAGATCCTCCGCCGCCAGCTGGAGCGCCTCGCCGAGCTGGGCTACACCGCGCACGTCGGCACCGAGCTGGAGTTCATCGTCTTCAAGGACACCTACGAGCAGGCCTGGGACGCCGGATACAAGAACCTCACCCCGGCCAACCAGTACAACATCGACTACTCCGTCCTCGGCACCGGCCGCATCGAGCCGCTCCTGCGCCGCATCCGCAACGACATGACGACCGCCGGCCTGGTCGTCGAGTCCGCCAAGGGCGAGTGCAACCCCGGCCAGCACGAGATCGTGTTCCGCTACGACGAGGCCCTCGTCACCTGCGACCAGCACGCCATCTACAAGACCGGCGCCAAGGAGATCGCGGCCCAGGAAGGCGTCTCGCTCACCTTCATGGCCAAGTTCAACGAGCGCGAGGGCAACTCCTGCCACATCCACCTCTCGCTCCAGGACGCCGACGGGAACAACGTCATGCGGGGCTCCCAGGACGACCCGGGCGGGATGTCACCCGTCATGCGGCACTTCCTGGCCGGACAGCTCGCCGCGCTGCGCGACTTCTCCCTCCTCTACGCGCCCCACATCAACTCCTACAAGCGGTTCGTGCCCGGCTCCTTCGCGCCGACCGCCGCCGCGTGGGGCTACGACAACCGCACCTGCGCCCTGCGCGTGGTCGGCCACGGCCGCTCGCTGCGCTTCGAGAACCGGCTGCCCGGCGGCGACGTGAACCCGCACCTCGCCGTCGCCGGGCTCGTCGCGGCCGGCCTGTACGGCATAGAGCACAAGCTCGAACTGCCGGACGAGTGCACCGGAAACGCGTACACCGGCGACTACGAACACGTCCCCACCACCCTGCGCGAGGCCGCCGAGCTGTGGGAGAACAGCCCCATCGCCAAGGCCGCCTTCGGCGACGAGGTGGTCGCGCACTACCGCAACATGGCGCGGGTCGAGCTGGACGCCTTCGACTCCGCGGTGACCGACTGGGAGCTCCGCCGCTCCTTCGAACGCATGTGA
- a CDS encoding FadR/GntR family transcriptional regulator, translating into MSHSEERTEEGGSPAAAPTTSPAAHDDDRLTPVLRPVRAGNGFEEALEQILQVVRLGLVPGGERLPSERELADRLGISRVTLREVLKVLTDQGLVESRRGRYGGTFVRPRPEAPGEDELRRRIKDVDVEDALRFREVLEVGAAGLCAAHGLDGEQADRLRTALAQTHDAPLSEYRRLDTLLHLTLAELCGSPTLTAQYAAVRATVNDLLDCIPLLVRNLEHSQRQHTALVEAVLDGDADGAREMMREHCAGTAALLRGFLT; encoded by the coding sequence ATGTCGCACTCGGAAGAGCGCACGGAAGAGGGCGGATCGCCCGCGGCAGCGCCCACGACATCGCCCGCGGCACACGACGACGACCGGCTGACTCCGGTGCTGCGCCCGGTGCGGGCGGGCAACGGCTTCGAGGAGGCCCTGGAGCAGATCCTCCAGGTCGTCCGCCTCGGCTTGGTGCCGGGCGGTGAACGCCTTCCGTCGGAGCGGGAGTTGGCCGACCGCCTCGGCATCAGCCGGGTCACGCTCCGCGAGGTCCTGAAGGTGCTGACGGACCAGGGGCTGGTCGAGTCGCGGCGCGGGCGCTACGGCGGCACGTTCGTACGGCCACGCCCCGAGGCGCCGGGCGAGGACGAGCTGCGCCGCCGCATCAAGGACGTCGACGTGGAGGACGCTCTGCGCTTCCGCGAGGTCCTGGAGGTGGGCGCCGCCGGGCTCTGCGCGGCGCACGGCCTGGACGGCGAGCAGGCCGACCGGCTGCGCACGGCGCTCGCACAGACGCACGACGCCCCGCTGTCGGAGTACCGCCGCCTGGACACTTTGCTGCACCTCACGCTCGCCGAGCTGTGCGGGTCACCGACGCTCACCGCGCAGTACGCGGCGGTCCGCGCGACCGTCAACGACCTCCTGGACTGCATCCCGCTCCTCGTACGCAACCTGGAGCACTCGCAGCGCCAGCACACCGCGCTCGTCGAGGCGGTGCTCGACGGCGACGCCGACGGGGCGCGGGAGATGATGCGCGAGCACTGCGCGGGGACGGCGGCGCTGCTGCGGGGATTCTTGACCTGA
- the eat gene encoding ethanolamine permease yields the protein MTVESSKPSPAEPADDYLERRTLRRGSAGWLLLTGLGVAYVVSGDFSGWNYGLAEGGFGGLGIAMALMGVMYACMVFSLAELSSVLPTAGGGYGFARRALGPWGGFLTGTAILIEYILAPAAISIFIGDYVASLGLFGLTSGWPVYLACFVIFIGIHLWGVGEALRFSFVVTGIAVAALLVFAVGAFMDFDASKLNDIPVEADAFGANSWLPMGLLGIWAAFPFGMWFFLGVEGVPLAAEETKDPARTLPRAIRWSMAILVALALLTFFASAGARGADAIQDAGNPLVEALQPDGEATGLSRVINYAGLAGLVASFFSLIYAGSRQLFALSRAGYLPRFLSLTSSRKAPYLGLLVPGAIGFGLAAATGDGARMLNVAVFGATISYALMSLSHIVLRRREPGLERPYRTPGGVLTSSVALVLACAALVATFLVDVTAALIALGVYAVAIAYFGSYSRKHLVARAPEEEFAALAAAEAELTRD from the coding sequence ATGACCGTGGAGTCCAGCAAGCCGAGCCCAGCCGAACCGGCGGACGACTATCTGGAGCGCCGGACGCTGCGCCGGGGCAGCGCGGGCTGGCTGCTGCTCACCGGGCTCGGCGTCGCCTACGTCGTCTCGGGCGACTTCTCGGGCTGGAACTACGGTCTGGCCGAGGGCGGCTTCGGCGGCCTCGGCATCGCCATGGCGCTCATGGGCGTGATGTACGCGTGCATGGTCTTCTCGCTCGCCGAGCTGTCGTCCGTGCTGCCCACGGCGGGTGGCGGCTACGGCTTCGCGCGCCGGGCGCTCGGCCCCTGGGGCGGTTTCCTGACGGGCACGGCCATCCTCATCGAGTACATCCTGGCGCCCGCCGCGATCTCCATCTTCATCGGCGACTACGTCGCGTCGCTCGGCCTCTTCGGCCTGACCTCGGGCTGGCCGGTCTACCTCGCCTGCTTCGTCATCTTCATCGGCATCCACCTGTGGGGCGTCGGCGAGGCGCTGCGCTTCAGCTTCGTCGTGACCGGCATCGCGGTGGCGGCGCTGCTGGTCTTCGCCGTCGGCGCGTTCATGGACTTCGACGCGTCGAAGCTCAACGACATCCCCGTCGAGGCGGACGCCTTCGGCGCCAACTCCTGGCTCCCGATGGGCCTGCTCGGCATCTGGGCGGCGTTCCCCTTCGGCATGTGGTTCTTCCTTGGGGTCGAGGGGGTGCCGCTGGCGGCCGAGGAGACGAAGGACCCGGCGCGTACGCTGCCGCGCGCGATCCGCTGGTCCATGGCCATCCTCGTCGCCCTCGCGCTCCTCACCTTCTTCGCGTCGGCCGGCGCGCGCGGCGCGGACGCGATCCAGGACGCGGGCAACCCCCTGGTCGAGGCGCTCCAGCCGGACGGCGAGGCGACGGGCCTGAGCCGCGTCATCAACTACGCCGGTCTTGCGGGCCTGGTGGCGTCCTTCTTCTCCCTCATCTACGCGGGCTCGCGCCAGCTCTTCGCGCTCTCCCGCGCGGGCTATCTGCCCCGCTTCCTCTCCCTCACCAGCAGCCGCAAGGCCCCCTACCTCGGCCTGCTCGTCCCCGGCGCGATCGGCTTCGGGCTCGCCGCGGCGACCGGCGACGGCGCCCGCATGCTGAACGTCGCGGTGTTCGGCGCAACCATCTCGTACGCCCTGATGTCGCTGTCGCACATCGTGCTGCGCCGCCGCGAGCCGGGTCTTGAGCGCCCCTACCGCACCCCCGGCGGCGTCCTGACCTCGTCGGTCGCGCTGGTCCTCGCCTGCGCGGCGCTGGTCGCGACCTTCCTGGTGGACGTGACGGCGGCGCTCATCGCGCTCGGGGTGTACGCGGTCGCGATCGCGTACTTCGGGAGCTACAGCCGCAAGCATCTCGTGGCGCGCGCGCCGGAGGAGGAGTTCGCGGCGCTCGCGGCGGCCGAGGCAGAGTTGACTCGCGACTGA
- a CDS encoding gamma-glutamyl-gamma-aminobutyrate hydrolase family protein gives MSTRPLIGVSTYLESRASWGVWELPAALLPVGYPRQVQAAGGIAAMLPPDDPSYARSVVARLDGVVIAGGPDVEPVRYGAEREARTGPPARERDAWELALIEAALASGTPLLGICRGMQLMNVALGGTLVQHLEGHVELPGVFGTHTVKPVPGTLYESIVPDACTGVPTYHHQAVDRLGRDLAPSAHAEDGTVEAIELPSPAWALGVQWHPEAGEDTRVMTALVRAAS, from the coding sequence TTGAGCACCAGGCCGCTGATCGGTGTCAGCACCTACCTGGAGTCGAGGGCGAGCTGGGGCGTGTGGGAACTGCCCGCGGCCCTGCTGCCCGTGGGGTACCCGCGCCAGGTGCAGGCGGCGGGCGGCATCGCCGCGATGCTTCCACCGGACGATCCTTCGTACGCGCGTTCCGTCGTCGCCCGGTTGGACGGTGTGGTCATCGCGGGCGGGCCCGATGTCGAGCCGGTGCGGTACGGCGCCGAGCGCGAGGCGCGCACGGGGCCGCCGGCGCGGGAGCGGGACGCCTGGGAACTCGCCCTGATCGAGGCGGCGCTGGCCTCGGGGACGCCGCTGCTCGGCATCTGCCGGGGCATGCAGCTCATGAACGTGGCGCTCGGCGGGACGCTGGTCCAGCACCTGGAGGGGCACGTGGAACTGCCGGGCGTCTTCGGCACGCACACGGTGAAGCCGGTGCCGGGCACGCTCTACGAGTCGATCGTCCCGGACGCCTGCACGGGCGTACCGACCTACCACCACCAGGCCGTGGACCGCCTCGGCAGGGACCTCGCCCCCTCGGCCCACGCGGAGGACGGCACGGTGGAGGCCATCGAACTCCCCTCCCCCGCTTGGGCGCTGGGCGTGCAGTGGCACCCGGAGGCGGGCGAGGACACGCGCGTCATGACAGCACTGGTCCGGGCCGCTTCCTGA
- a CDS encoding LysR family transcriptional regulator codes for MSQPSSAASPPASAEASLAHRVPDLGALQLLLAVARLGSLGRAARELGITQPAASGRVRAMERQLGVALVDRSPRGSRLTDAGALVTDWAGRIVEAAEAFDAGAQALRDRRDSRLRVAASMTIAEYLLPGWLIALRTQRPDTAVSLLAGNSAAVAARLLAGEADLGFVEGLTVPAGLDGVVIAHDRLVVVTAPGHPWARRGRPLGAAELAATPLILREEGSGTRQVLDAALGGLARPLIELSSTTAVKASAVSGAGPSVLSELAVGEELAARRLVEIPLDDVLLRRELRAVWPTGHRPAGPGRDLLGLTRTSGVFANEQGVHNSGQSPQG; via the coding sequence ATGAGTCAGCCCTCTTCCGCCGCCTCCCCGCCCGCCTCGGCGGAGGCGTCGCTCGCGCACCGCGTCCCCGACCTCGGGGCGCTCCAGCTGCTGCTCGCCGTGGCCCGGCTCGGCAGCCTCGGACGGGCCGCGCGGGAGCTGGGCATCACGCAGCCCGCGGCGAGCGGCAGGGTCCGTGCCATGGAGCGGCAACTCGGCGTCGCGCTCGTCGACCGGTCGCCGCGCGGCTCGCGCCTCACGGACGCGGGGGCGCTCGTCACGGACTGGGCGGGGCGGATCGTGGAGGCGGCGGAGGCCTTCGACGCGGGGGCGCAGGCGCTGCGCGACCGGCGGGACTCACGGCTGCGGGTCGCGGCGAGCATGACGATCGCCGAGTATCTGCTGCCGGGCTGGCTCATCGCACTGCGGACCCAGCGGCCGGACACGGCCGTCTCGCTCCTCGCGGGCAACTCCGCGGCCGTGGCGGCCCGGTTGCTGGCCGGTGAGGCGGACCTCGGCTTCGTCGAGGGGCTCACCGTGCCGGCCGGCCTCGACGGCGTGGTCATCGCGCACGACCGGCTGGTCGTGGTGACGGCGCCCGGGCACCCCTGGGCGCGGCGCGGCAGGCCGCTGGGCGCGGCGGAACTGGCGGCGACCCCGTTGATCCTCCGCGAGGAGGGCTCGGGCACCCGGCAGGTCCTCGACGCGGCACTCGGCGGTCTGGCCCGCCCGCTGATCGAACTGTCCTCCACCACGGCGGTCAAGGCATCGGCGGTCAGCGGCGCGGGCCCCTCGGTCCTGAGCGAGCTGGCGGTGGGCGAGGAACTGGCGGCGCGGCGCCTGGTGGAGATCCCCCTGGACGACGTGCTCCTGCGCCGCGAACTCCGGGCGGTCTGGCCGACGGGGCATCGGCCGGCGGGACCGGGGAGGGATCTGCTGGGGCTCACGCGGACGAGCGGCGTGTTCGCGAACGAACAAGGTGTGCACAACTCCGGCCAGAGCCCACAGGGGTAG
- a CDS encoding TDT family transporter: MGTAVIANAGATLPYRFTGLRTTCTAVWALSLAMLAVLLTARAAHWIHHRDQARAHLLDPAVAPFYGCLSMALTAVGAGTLLVGADWIGTGPAVALDAVLFTLGAALGLAAAVAVPYLMVVRHRITADQASPVWLLPVVAPMVSAAVGPLLIPHLPAGQAQQTMLYACCAMFGLSLLATLVMLPVIFARLVTAGPLPAALTPTLFLVLGPLGQSTTAANKFADAAPGVVPAPLDQGFLALAVLYGVPVTGFALLWLALALAMVRRARRGGMGFAMTWWAFTFPVGTCVTGAEGLGKHTGLAVFDWLAAGLYVFLLAAWAVALTHTLRGVVTGRLLAAPR, translated from the coding sequence ATGGGCACCGCCGTCATAGCCAACGCCGGCGCCACCCTCCCCTACCGGTTCACCGGGCTGCGTACGACCTGCACCGCCGTCTGGGCGCTCTCCCTCGCGATGCTCGCCGTGCTGCTCACCGCCCGCGCCGCGCACTGGATCCACCACCGCGACCAGGCCCGCGCCCATCTCCTCGACCCGGCCGTCGCACCCTTCTACGGCTGTCTGTCGATGGCACTGACCGCGGTCGGCGCCGGCACCCTGCTCGTGGGCGCGGACTGGATCGGCACCGGCCCCGCCGTCGCGCTAGACGCCGTGCTGTTCACCCTCGGCGCCGCCCTCGGGCTCGCCGCGGCCGTCGCCGTCCCGTACCTGATGGTGGTCCGGCACCGCATCACCGCCGACCAGGCCTCGCCCGTGTGGCTGCTGCCCGTGGTGGCCCCCATGGTGTCGGCCGCCGTCGGCCCGCTGCTCATCCCGCACCTGCCCGCGGGCCAGGCCCAGCAGACCATGCTGTACGCGTGCTGCGCGATGTTCGGTCTGAGCCTGCTCGCCACCCTGGTCATGCTGCCGGTGATATTCGCCCGCCTGGTGACCGCGGGCCCGCTGCCGGCCGCGCTCACCCCCACCCTCTTCCTCGTGCTCGGCCCCCTGGGCCAGTCGACCACCGCCGCAAACAAGTTCGCGGACGCCGCCCCCGGCGTCGTACCCGCCCCGCTCGACCAGGGCTTCCTCGCCCTCGCCGTGCTCTACGGCGTACCGGTGACGGGCTTCGCCCTCCTGTGGCTGGCACTCGCGCTCGCCATGGTGCGGCGGGCCCGGCGCGGCGGCATGGGCTTCGCGATGACCTGGTGGGCGTTCACCTTCCCCGTCGGCACCTGCGTGACGGGCGCGGAGGGCCTCGGCAAGCACACCGGGCTCGCCGTGTTCGACTGGCTCGCGGCCGGGCTCTACGTCTTCCTCCTGGCCGCCTGGGCCGTGGCGCTGACCCACACCCTGCGCGGCGTCGTCACCGGCAGGCTGCTCGCAGCGCCGCGCTGA
- a CDS encoding helical backbone metal receptor: MRVVSLVPSLTEAVAVTVPGVLVGATDWCSHPVDLDVTRVGGTKNPDVPRIIALAPDLVIANEEENRAPDLAELRAAGIEVLLTEVRTLDQAFRELRRVLAACGAGRPRWLEEAEAVWWDPPCPSVRLRAAVPIWRRPWMVLGRDTFAGDLLARMGVDNAYAAHTERYPRVPVEELRAAELDLVVLPDEPYRFTREDGPEAFSTRTPVALVSGRHLTWYGPSLVEAPAVLSAALRAACR; encoded by the coding sequence ATGCGGGTCGTCTCGCTCGTGCCGTCGCTGACCGAGGCGGTCGCCGTGACCGTGCCGGGCGTGCTGGTCGGGGCCACCGACTGGTGCAGCCATCCGGTGGACCTCGATGTCACCCGCGTGGGCGGGACGAAGAACCCCGACGTGCCCCGGATCATCGCCCTCGCGCCCGACCTGGTGATCGCCAACGAGGAGGAGAACCGCGCCCCCGACCTGGCGGAGCTGCGCGCGGCGGGCATCGAGGTCCTCCTGACCGAGGTACGCACCCTGGACCAGGCCTTCCGGGAGCTGCGGCGGGTCCTCGCCGCGTGCGGGGCCGGGCGGCCGCGCTGGCTGGAGGAGGCGGAGGCGGTGTGGTGGGACCCGCCCTGCCCGTCCGTCCGGCTCAGGGCGGCGGTCCCCATCTGGCGTCGGCCGTGGATGGTTCTCGGCCGTGACACGTTCGCGGGGGACCTGCTCGCCCGGATGGGCGTGGACAACGCGTACGCCGCACACACCGAACGCTATCCGCGCGTCCCCGTGGAGGAACTGCGCGCGGCGGAGCTCGACCTGGTGGTCCTGCCCGACGAGCCGTACCGCTTCACGCGTGAGGACGGCCCCGAGGCGTTCTCGACGCGTACGCCGGTCGCGCTGGTCAGTGGCCGCCATCTGACCTGGTACGGGCCCTCCTTGGTGGAGGCCCCCGCCGTGCTCAGCGCGGCGCTGCGAGCAGCCTGCCGGTGA
- a CDS encoding helix-turn-helix domain-containing protein: MDEQKETLRVGSAVRRRRRQLELTLAVVAERSGLSVPFLSQIENERARPSRRSLLRVADALRTTDVELLAAADPARTVEVVRADDDTDLDTSTPDARVRQLARGHHQLQVLEFIGDHDEGREFQHRNDELLYVVEGAVEMEAEGRAYRLGRGDSLFLTGGVRHRWRATVPDTRVLVVAVGDHIEAVDDGGR, translated from the coding sequence ATGGACGAGCAGAAGGAGACCCTGCGGGTGGGCTCGGCCGTGCGGCGCCGCCGCCGGCAGCTGGAGCTCACCCTCGCCGTCGTCGCCGAGCGCAGCGGCCTGTCCGTGCCGTTCCTCAGCCAGATCGAGAACGAACGCGCCCGGCCCAGCAGGCGCTCCCTCCTGCGCGTCGCCGACGCCCTGCGCACCACCGACGTGGAACTGCTCGCCGCGGCCGACCCCGCCCGCACCGTCGAGGTGGTGCGCGCGGACGACGACACGGATCTGGACACCTCGACGCCCGACGCGCGGGTGCGCCAACTGGCGCGCGGCCACCACCAGCTCCAGGTCCTGGAATTCATCGGGGACCACGACGAGGGCCGCGAGTTCCAGCACAGGAACGACGAGTTGCTGTACGTCGTCGAGGGCGCCGTCGAGATGGAGGCGGAGGGCCGCGCCTACCGCCTCGGGCGCGGCGACAGCCTGTTCCTCACCGGCGGGGTGCGCCATCGCTGGCGTGCCACGGTGCCGGACACGCGGGTCCTGGTGGTCGCCGTGGGGGACCACATCGAGGCGGTGGACGACGGGGGGCGCTGA
- a CDS encoding ABC transporter permease/substrate binding protein: protein MPRIPFGEWVNDSVDWLLSHMSWLFDFFKTVFQGAYDGIADVLQAPEPLLLAGIFAVVAFWLRGVVAGVLTFAGFAFIVSLELWDHAMMTLALVLVSTIIALVISVPVGIWAARSSTVSGIVRPVLDFMQTLPAMIYLIPAILFFGMGAPAGIVATLIFALAPGVRMTELGIRQVDKELVEAADAFGTTPRNILLRIQLPLALPTIMAGVNQVIMLGLSMAAIAGMVGTEGLGADVNEAIGQLNVGLGSEAGVAIVILAIYLDRMTSSLGTQVSPLGRRAAAKVRAARGLNIWTYRPQAAVAVVGVVVLALVAGGMGVFGGSKSEEAAATDGTNVGQGTRINIGYIPWDEGVASTFLWKEILEQRGFKPQTKQLEAGPLYTSLAQGGVDFQTDAWLPTTHASYWKKYGAKLEDMGAWFGPTSLELSVPSYVKGVDSLADLKGKSGTFKGKIVGIESSAGMMGLLKDKVLKEYGLDKEYKVVDGSTPAMLAELKRAYAKKEPIVTTLWSPHWAYSDFDLRKLKDPRGAWGKGDGVHTLARKGFSEENPQVAKWLKDFKMSEKQLTGLEAEINKAGKGKQQEAVRAWLKKNPGVVDELAPLPKNSTPVEAKRPLNAAYFAWDENIAVTNLWKRVLEKRGYKMKLTPSDVGPVYTALAQGDLDLDLDAWLPTTQKQYWGKNKANLKDLGSWYSPTSLEVAVPSYVKDVKSLADLKGKGDTFKGKIIGIEPGTGVMTALKDKVLPGYGLDKEYKIVSGSTPAMLSELKSAYAKKEPVAVLLWSPHWAYNEYELTKLKDPKTAFGRGDTIRTVSSKQFPEQYPRLTKWLKDFKMSEKELAGLENEINKAGKGHEPEAVDAWLKKNPGFEEKMTAAK, encoded by the coding sequence GTGCCTAGGATTCCCTTCGGCGAGTGGGTCAACGACAGCGTCGACTGGCTCCTCAGCCACATGTCCTGGCTGTTCGACTTCTTCAAGACCGTCTTCCAGGGCGCCTACGACGGCATAGCCGACGTCCTCCAGGCGCCCGAGCCGCTGCTGCTCGCGGGCATCTTCGCCGTCGTCGCGTTCTGGCTGCGCGGTGTGGTCGCCGGTGTGCTTACCTTCGCGGGCTTCGCGTTCATCGTGTCGCTGGAGCTGTGGGACCACGCGATGATGACGCTGGCCCTGGTGCTCGTCTCGACGATCATCGCGCTCGTCATCTCCGTGCCCGTGGGCATCTGGGCGGCACGGTCGAGCACGGTCAGCGGCATCGTCCGCCCGGTGCTCGACTTCATGCAGACGCTGCCGGCGATGATCTACCTCATCCCCGCCATCCTCTTCTTCGGGATGGGCGCCCCCGCGGGCATCGTCGCCACCCTGATCTTCGCCCTCGCCCCCGGCGTCCGCATGACGGAGCTGGGCATCCGCCAGGTCGACAAGGAACTGGTCGAGGCCGCGGACGCGTTCGGCACCACGCCGCGCAACATCCTGCTCCGCATCCAGCTGCCCCTCGCCCTCCCCACGATCATGGCCGGTGTCAACCAGGTCATCATGCTGGGCCTTTCCATGGCCGCCATCGCGGGCATGGTCGGCACGGAGGGCCTCGGCGCCGACGTCAACGAGGCCATCGGCCAGCTCAACGTGGGCCTCGGCTCCGAGGCGGGCGTCGCCATCGTCATCCTGGCCATCTACCTGGACCGGATGACCAGCTCGCTCGGCACCCAGGTCTCCCCGCTGGGCCGCCGCGCCGCCGCCAAGGTGCGGGCCGCGCGGGGCCTGAACATCTGGACCTACCGTCCGCAGGCCGCCGTCGCGGTCGTCGGCGTGGTCGTCCTCGCGCTCGTCGCGGGCGGCATGGGCGTCTTCGGCGGCTCGAAGTCCGAGGAGGCCGCCGCCACGGACGGAACCAACGTCGGCCAGGGCACGCGGATCAACATCGGCTACATCCCCTGGGACGAGGGCGTGGCCTCCACCTTCCTCTGGAAGGAGATCCTGGAGCAGCGCGGCTTCAAGCCGCAGACCAAGCAGCTTGAGGCGGGCCCCCTCTACACCTCGCTCGCCCAGGGCGGCGTCGACTTCCAGACCGACGCCTGGCTGCCGACGACGCACGCCTCGTACTGGAAGAAGTACGGCGCCAAGCTGGAGGACATGGGCGCGTGGTTCGGCCCGACCTCGCTGGAGCTGTCCGTGCCCTCGTACGTGAAGGGCGTCGACTCGCTGGCGGACCTCAAGGGCAAGAGCGGCACGTTCAAGGGCAAGATCGTCGGCATCGAGTCGAGCGCCGGGATGATGGGGCTGCTCAAGGACAAGGTGCTGAAGGAGTACGGCCTCGACAAGGAGTACAAGGTCGTCGACGGCTCCACGCCCGCGATGCTGGCCGAGCTGAAGCGCGCGTACGCCAAGAAGGAACCGATCGTCACCACGCTCTGGTCGCCGCACTGGGCGTACAGCGACTTCGACCTGAGGAAGCTCAAGGACCCGAGGGGCGCCTGGGGCAAGGGCGACGGCGTGCACACACTGGCGCGCAAGGGCTTCTCCGAGGAGAACCCGCAGGTCGCCAAGTGGCTGAAGGACTTCAAGATGAGCGAGAAGCAGCTCACGGGTCTGGAGGCGGAGATCAACAAGGCGGGCAAGGGCAAGCAGCAGGAAGCCGTCCGCGCCTGGCTGAAGAAGAACCCGGGTGTCGTCGACGAGCTGGCCCCGCTGCCGAAGAACTCCACCCCCGTCGAGGCGAAGCGTCCGCTGAACGCCGCGTATTTCGCGTGGGACGAGAACATCGCCGTCACCAACCTGTGGAAGCGCGTCCTGGAGAAGCGCGGCTACAAGATGAAGCTGACGCCGTCCGACGTCGGCCCGGTCTACACCGCTCTCGCGCAGGGCGATCTCGACCTGGATCTCGACGCCTGGCTGCCCACGACCCAGAAGCAGTACTGGGGGAAGAACAAGGCGAACCTCAAGGACCTGGGCTCCTGGTACAGCCCGACGTCGCTGGAGGTCGCCGTCCCGTCCTACGTCAAGGACGTGAAGTCGCTCGCGGACCTCAAGGGCAAGGGCGACACGTTCAAGGGCAAGATCATCGGCATCGAACCCGGCACGGGTGTGATGACGGCGCTCAAGGACAAGGTCCTGCCCGGCTACGGCCTCGACAAGGAGTACAAGATCGTCTCCGGTTCGACGCCCGCCATGCTCTCCGAGCTGAAGTCGGCGTACGCCAAGAAGGAGCCGGTCGCGGTCCTGCTCTGGTCGCCGCACTGGGCGTACAACGAGTACGAGCTGACCAAGCTGAAGGACCCCAAGACCGCCTTCGGCAGGGGCGACACGATCCGCACGGTCTCCAGCAAGCAGTTCCCCGAGCAGTACCCGCGGCTCACGAAGTGGCTCAAGGACTTCAAGATGAGCGAGAAGGAACTGGCCGGCCTGGAGAACGAGATCAACAAGGCGGGCAAGGGCCATGAGCCCGAGGCCGTCGACGCCTGGCTGAAGAAGAACCCGGGCTTCGAGGAGAAGATGACGGCCGCGAAGTAA